Part of the Porites lutea chromosome 14, jaPorLute2.1, whole genome shotgun sequence genome, TTCTCggcgccgtcgtcgttgcttaagctcccaacGAAGAACGCACGTTGCAACAACTAAGGAAGATCAATTCGGCTTGGTCACTAACTTAAGAGAGTGACTTAAGTTAAGTCACACTAGAACTAAGGGGTAACACACATGTGACATTCCCGACAGCCCTGGTTGCCCTGTGCTGCCAATACTGCTGACATACCCACCTGTTTTCTTGCAGCCTTGTTTCCATGGCAATCGATGGTGTGTGCGGCCTTCAGCACAAGCAGTCTGGCCTGTTCAATTTCAATCCTTGACAGAGCGATCTGCTCCTGTACCATTCCCTAAAGAAACATCAGTGATACAACGTTTTAGTAACTGCAATACATGACAAGACTCCCATGCGACGGGTTCCTTATCACGAGTGTAATCTATTGAGGTAAGTGGTATTACTACTTGTGGCCTTGACTAGTCCCTAAGCCTCGTTGGCAACACGTTGAAACGCCTGCTTAAACTTCTCAGCATTATCGTCCGGCGAACTCGTTTTAGCTACCAGTAGGATCCCATTGCCATCTTTGGCTAACAGATTCAGTCGTGTAACAGGACCTTAAACCTTCTACTACAAACCTTGTAGCCACGAGAGACTGCgagttttttcctgttctttattttttcatgttttgcgttGCGTAAAGTTAGTTTAATTAGTGCTTTTGATATTGCGCTTGGAGTAGTCTTTTGTTAGCCTTTTTTCATATGCGTATTCTTTCTGTATTCTAGTCTCGGCGTTGCGTTACGTAATCGTTATTGTCAATTTTTGTAAGTTCGTTTGGTTCATTATTTTCAGTCCAGTTTAgtataaagttttatttttggttcATGTAAATCAGTCGCTTAGTTGTATCCGGAGTTGCCGTACAGATCTTGTAAGTATAgtttttcctgaaatttttgcTCGTTTTCTTAGTCATTTGTTGTACTTTAAGTTATCGTTTTTGTAAGGCTTTCGGTCCGCGTTTATTAATtctatattttcttttttttttgctgtaattGTCCTAGTGAATCGAGAAGTAAAAGTCGAATTCAAACTGTACAAGAGTGTTTTCTACAAACCTTTTCGGCCAAACGCTTTCCAAAGGCCACTCTCTCTAAAGACCGTTGAACCATAAGTTCGAGTGATCGTTCTGCTAGTCCAATTGAACGCATGCAGTGGTGTATTCGCCCAGGCCCCAAATGGCCTTGAGCTATCTCAAATCCTCGCCCTTCCCCTGTCATGAAACAAAAGCaacaagaataaaaacaaagaagagttGAATATTTTAACATTACACGGATGATGTTTTCAATTCATCAAATCTTCGCAGAAATTTGCTAGGGTAAACTTGTTCATAAAAATCCcctttttaataaattaaaaataaagcaTAAAAGTGAAAAAGTAGACCGAACCCTTGTGGATCATTATAGATAATAGGGGTAAGAGTCCACAAGGATTTCAAGTAAATGTGATAATAACTTTAGCTAGCTGGTAATATAGAAACTTAAATACACATTTTTGAAGTTCTAATTCACTTTACATGAGTAAATCTTCGTATAAATATTGTTCATAAAGACGAGCTCAAAAATTGAAGAGTTGGAGACTAAATTTGCCATGGATTCATCATAAATTCAGAATTAAAGTTGGAATTCACAATGTCGCCGATTTTCTTCCGTCTATGTGACTGATAGTACCATGAGATTTAACTCTCGTATACATACCCAGTAtacgacatgaaaatgcctattttcagtctttataaAGAACGCAAACACGAAACAATGAATTCCTCtgtctctttctaaacttgagtgcggtccccaagaaatcaactgcaGGGAAATTCGCTTAAATTGGAAATTCTCAacgaattggaataaacgcggcaaagttttaaaaaacctgagttcattttaaaagtgacgttttcgctgccgtcgccgtcgtcgatgctaaagcggCAACAAAAACGTTAATTCACGGTGTTGCAAACTTCATCGCCGTTATTCCATGTCATTCACTTTGTCAaatttttggcgaatttttctggGAGAAATTTAATAAATCCTAAAGGATTGTATCAAAGTgcaagtaaagaaaaagaaaatcggtgtcatttgtttacgtcctccaatAAACGTGAAATTTTAATtaagcattttcacgtcgtagtcgtgcgaAGACAGAAAAGAAATTTACTAAATAGCGTGGTgtacgtgcagagttgttgtgtTGCTAATCTTAACCTATTCGCCACATGCACATCTCCCAAAATGCACCTTATTTTGCTTaagcatttttttcaatttctcttgggacggctttAATACCCAgaagaaatgaaaatcaaaggttatgcaaaattgaggggggcaaacaaggtgtattatgagAGATGTGTAAGTGGCGAattgctttttttgaaaaacgttctcgttgccatcgccgttgttgttgttgttgattaaGCTCGGCTGTTTCCACAGTTGATAACCGTACGTTGCTAAAGGAGAGTGATTCCAAAGCGACATGAAGGGCACTGGAAATTTTACGTTATTGCATACTGGTAAGAACTGTTTATGTGACTCATCCTTTACTTACTAAGCAGTcttaatagggccatttatacgaggaaaaataagacgcgaactttccgtataaacggcacatttcgtctaaaataagacgcggcttggctaagacgcgtcttattagataagacatgctcgtataaatggtacagttcgcgtcttatttaagacgcgtcttatgtaagacgcgtcttatttttcctcgtata contains:
- the LOC140925292 gene encoding probable acyl-CoA dehydrogenase FadE2; translated protein: MTGEGRGFEIAQGHLGPGRIHHCMRSIGLAERSLELMVQRSLERVAFGKRLAEKGMVQEQIALSRIEIEQARLLVLKAAHTIDCHGNKAARKQIAMAKIAVPRMACNVIDRAIQVHGGKGVSQDTPLAYFYTGARSLRIADGPDEVHLEAVAKLELKEALKSKM